Proteins found in one Gimesia chilikensis genomic segment:
- a CDS encoding TetR/AcrR family transcriptional regulator, which yields MSSVDVRNRLLEAAGPVFSEKGFEKATVREICQKADVNVASVNYYFGDKEQLYLEVICLAKEMGVSRAPLPEWSPGTSAEQKLRDWVITLVRRMLGTGELSWSNHLIMREVLRPTKACGHLIQELFRPFVNIADGILLEMLGDEIPPYRRMQCIFSIAAQCQFYRVSGGMVSLMLGPEEQAAHYDPEHLIEHILQFSLAAVKNLKQEFNEPVMESSSTLHKI from the coding sequence ATGTCGTCTGTTGATGTGCGAAACCGTTTGCTGGAAGCTGCGGGGCCTGTTTTTTCGGAAAAAGGCTTCGAGAAGGCGACGGTGCGCGAAATCTGTCAGAAAGCAGACGTCAACGTAGCGAGCGTCAATTACTACTTTGGCGACAAAGAACAGCTATATCTGGAAGTCATCTGCCTGGCCAAAGAGATGGGAGTCTCTCGAGCCCCTTTGCCTGAGTGGTCTCCCGGAACATCCGCCGAACAAAAATTGCGGGATTGGGTCATTACGCTGGTCAGACGTATGTTGGGAACGGGAGAACTCTCCTGGAGCAATCACCTGATAATGCGGGAAGTCCTGAGGCCGACGAAAGCCTGCGGACATTTGATTCAGGAGCTGTTTCGTCCCTTTGTGAATATTGCTGATGGGATACTGCTGGAAATGCTGGGGGACGAAATTCCTCCTTATCGCAGGATGCAGTGTATTTTCAGCATCGCAGCTCAGTGTCAGTTTTATCGGGTCTCAGGAGGGATGGTCAGCCTGATGCTGGGGCCGGAAGAGCAGGCAGCCCACTATGATCCAGAGCACCTGATTGAGCACATCCTGCAGTTCTCACTCGCAGCTGTTAAAAATCTGAAACAGGAATTCAACGAACCCGTTATGGAATCTTCTTCAACACTTCACAAGATCTGA
- a CDS encoding efflux RND transporter periplasmic adaptor subunit, with translation MSETKTKTSQSWSKKLKHILLPILILGIGGGSMVVLKAMKQEPEQQENLTEQTAPLVSTETIKVSDSGVTIAVDGIVVPSREVKLAAEVAGKVLYTKDGCKVGNLVQKATQQEKEAGGDESLLIQIDPENYQLEVQRLTQELGQAQNAIDELEVEIDNAKSMIDLAHEEVLLQKSQLSRVEKLRTRNVVSDTEYEEAKRGELAARNALQKLTNEADLLRARRQRMMLARDLVKVQLSRAQLDLKRTKIYSPINGVIVEDTVEKDGYVKVGDPLVMIEDTSSVEVRSNLRMEELYQLWQHAAQSAQKGKPVPVAGNGGRHDLGYQLPQLPVKVSYEIGGRKFIWDGKLSRYDGIGLDEKTRTVPCRIVVSDPRPTEILVNGKPTSQVVGAPPLARGMYVSVEIPLEGNVSLLEIPETAIRPGNMVWIVQEGKLHEEKIRVVDTSGSQLLVELGASGLKPGDRVVTSPLSVANEGMPVREGELK, from the coding sequence ATGTCAGAAACGAAAACAAAAACATCTCAAAGCTGGTCTAAGAAGCTGAAGCATATTCTGCTGCCGATTCTGATTCTGGGGATCGGTGGTGGCAGTATGGTTGTCCTGAAAGCCATGAAGCAGGAGCCGGAGCAACAGGAAAACCTGACCGAACAGACCGCACCCCTGGTCTCAACCGAAACGATCAAGGTTTCCGATTCGGGAGTGACGATTGCCGTTGATGGGATTGTGGTTCCCTCGCGAGAAGTGAAGCTGGCAGCGGAAGTCGCCGGCAAGGTGCTCTACACGAAAGATGGTTGTAAGGTTGGCAATCTGGTGCAGAAAGCAACGCAGCAGGAAAAGGAAGCGGGTGGAGATGAAAGTCTGCTGATTCAGATCGATCCGGAGAATTACCAGTTGGAGGTGCAGCGTCTGACACAGGAACTGGGGCAGGCTCAGAACGCCATTGATGAACTGGAAGTTGAAATCGACAATGCCAAATCGATGATCGATCTGGCACACGAAGAAGTCCTGCTGCAGAAAAGTCAGTTAAGCCGGGTCGAAAAATTACGGACGCGAAATGTTGTCTCTGACACGGAATACGAAGAAGCCAAACGGGGTGAGCTGGCAGCGCGGAATGCGCTGCAGAAACTGACCAATGAAGCAGACCTGCTGCGGGCACGTCGTCAGCGGATGATGCTTGCCCGCGACCTGGTCAAAGTACAGCTTTCCCGTGCGCAACTGGATCTGAAGCGTACGAAAATCTATTCGCCCATCAACGGTGTCATCGTGGAAGATACGGTGGAAAAAGATGGGTATGTGAAGGTCGGTGATCCCCTGGTAATGATCGAAGACACATCCTCGGTCGAGGTGCGATCCAATTTGCGGATGGAAGAACTGTATCAGCTCTGGCAGCACGCGGCTCAATCTGCTCAAAAGGGCAAACCTGTGCCCGTTGCCGGAAATGGCGGGCGGCATGATCTGGGATACCAACTGCCCCAGTTGCCGGTCAAAGTGAGCTACGAAATTGGTGGAAGAAAATTTATCTGGGACGGCAAGCTTTCCCGCTACGATGGGATCGGACTGGATGAGAAAACCCGTACGGTTCCATGCCGGATTGTTGTCTCTGATCCGCGACCGACTGAAATTCTGGTTAACGGAAAACCGACGAGTCAGGTTGTGGGCGCACCACCGCTGGCGCGAGGGATGTACGTCTCGGTGGAAATTCCTCTGGAGGGTAATGTATCTCTGCTCGAAATACCGGAAACGGCGATTCGACCAGGTAACATGGTCTGGATTGTCCAGGAAGGCAAGCTGCACGAAGAGAAGATTCGCGTGGTTGATACCAGTGGCAGTCAGTTGCTGGTGGAACTGGGGGCCTCAGGGCTCAAGCCCGGCGATCGTGTGGTGACCTCGCCCTTAAGTGTGGCCAATGAGGGAATGCCTGTCCGTGAAGGAGAGTTGAAATGA
- a CDS encoding efflux RND transporter permease subunit yields the protein MKSVIKWAINNSPAMNTLMVTVLGVGLVSLMFMRREVFPEFELEIILVSVPYPGASPDEVEEGICQKMEESVRAIDGIKKITSIASEGSGSLVLELRADVPDVQKILNEVRSEIDRIPSFPELAEDPDIQQITFRQVAIEVAVIGPGNEDENSELELRTVSEKIRDELLQLKSVSQANIAGARDYQIDIEIPEATLRKYGLTLQDVARTVRRENLELPGGKMNTNSQVLLLRGKNKHLIGSEIEKIPLVTEPGGVVLTVDDLGEVHDEFADTTMISEINGKPAMSIAVERTSQEDLLAIVEEVREYVKDAQLPPGYSLKLWKDQSIDVRDRMELLSSNGLQGLILVFITLAIFLESRLAFWVALGIPISMFGACIVLYYTGQTLNMLSMFAFLMALGIIVDDAIVVGENIYEHRQMGKSFVTAAIDGASEVLPSVCASVTTTVIAFAPLLFVSGIMGKFIAVMPIAVIAMLLISLLESTFILPCHLAHGNPSKSGAQNGESEGFVGRKLNAFIEKCYTPVLKASLNYPSSTLAVAAALMLLSAGLIMGGFAPFNLFPKTDYRMIEATVEFPDGTPKSITDAATRKIRQDFLDLDQEYQQKHGKSLIKLTRRNVGFGTREESGAQLGGTVEGSHIGKVSIEIVEAGERTIGSEALLELWRERVGEVPGVDRMTFKSPTMGPGGKPIEFKLLSDGTHLSELEAAVEACKRELETYPGVKDVNDDSSPGKWEFQIKIKDNARAMGVPLADVAETVRATYYGEEVMRLQRGRHEVKLMVRYPEEERRSLMSFDDIRIRTGDGSERPLTELADVTVKRGYSEINRIDQQRSITVYSDLNEKEGNAREIVQALKKPGGFIDELAAKYPNVRVRWEGQQEQTNESVNSLIIGLMIALASMFALLTVEFRSYVQPLIILGIIPFGIIGAVFGHAILGMELTLFSLFGLVALTGVVVNDSIVLIDFINHRVADGLPLKDALIDAGRRRFRPVLLTSMTTIVGLAPILKETSFQAQIIIPMAASLIFGLMLATVLVLFLVPTYYYLYARLMGAQPNEPWWDKMDGKHEEAAYNELEGQHSEAAPVQA from the coding sequence ATGAAGTCGGTCATTAAATGGGCCATCAACAACTCTCCGGCGATGAACACGTTGATGGTTACCGTGCTGGGGGTCGGCCTGGTCTCGCTGATGTTCATGCGACGCGAAGTCTTTCCAGAGTTTGAACTGGAGATCATTCTGGTTTCGGTGCCTTACCCCGGAGCGAGTCCCGATGAAGTCGAGGAGGGAATCTGTCAGAAGATGGAAGAATCCGTCCGCGCGATTGACGGCATTAAGAAGATTACTTCCATCGCCAGTGAAGGTTCGGGCTCGCTGGTACTTGAACTCCGCGCCGATGTGCCTGACGTGCAGAAGATCTTAAACGAGGTCCGCTCCGAAATTGATCGCATCCCCAGTTTTCCTGAGCTGGCAGAAGATCCGGATATTCAGCAGATTACTTTCCGCCAGGTGGCGATTGAAGTCGCCGTCATAGGGCCCGGGAATGAGGATGAGAACAGCGAACTGGAACTCCGCACGGTTTCCGAGAAGATTCGCGATGAACTATTGCAGCTGAAGTCGGTCTCGCAGGCCAACATTGCCGGAGCCCGGGATTATCAGATCGACATTGAGATACCGGAAGCGACCCTGCGAAAGTATGGCCTGACTCTACAGGATGTTGCCCGCACGGTACGACGGGAAAACCTGGAACTGCCGGGCGGTAAAATGAATACCAACTCGCAAGTACTCTTGCTGCGGGGGAAGAATAAGCATCTGATCGGGAGTGAAATTGAAAAAATTCCGCTGGTAACCGAACCGGGTGGAGTCGTGCTGACGGTCGACGACCTGGGGGAAGTGCATGATGAATTTGCTGATACGACCATGATCAGCGAAATCAATGGCAAACCGGCCATGTCGATCGCCGTCGAACGTACATCTCAGGAAGACCTGCTGGCGATTGTGGAAGAGGTACGGGAGTACGTCAAAGATGCCCAACTGCCTCCCGGATATTCGCTCAAGCTCTGGAAAGATCAGTCCATCGATGTGCGCGACCGTATGGAGTTGTTGAGTTCGAACGGGCTTCAGGGGCTGATTCTGGTGTTTATCACCCTGGCCATCTTTCTGGAATCGAGACTGGCGTTCTGGGTCGCACTGGGTATTCCAATTTCGATGTTCGGTGCCTGTATCGTGTTGTATTACACGGGGCAGACTCTCAACATGCTTTCGATGTTTGCCTTCCTGATGGCGCTGGGGATCATCGTGGATGACGCGATTGTTGTCGGCGAAAATATTTATGAGCATCGGCAGATGGGCAAATCGTTCGTTACTGCTGCCATCGATGGGGCCTCTGAGGTACTGCCGTCTGTCTGTGCCTCGGTGACGACGACGGTTATCGCATTTGCTCCTTTGTTGTTTGTCTCCGGGATCATGGGCAAGTTTATCGCGGTGATGCCGATTGCTGTAATCGCGATGCTGCTCATTTCGCTTTTGGAAAGTACGTTCATTCTGCCCTGTCACCTGGCGCACGGAAATCCCTCGAAATCCGGGGCACAGAATGGAGAATCGGAGGGTTTTGTCGGGCGGAAACTGAATGCGTTCATCGAAAAATGCTACACACCAGTGTTAAAGGCTTCGCTGAATTATCCCTCTTCTACGCTGGCGGTTGCAGCAGCATTGATGCTGCTCTCTGCAGGTTTGATTATGGGCGGGTTTGCTCCCTTCAACCTGTTTCCTAAAACCGATTATCGGATGATTGAAGCCACAGTGGAATTTCCTGATGGTACTCCCAAATCAATTACCGATGCCGCGACGCGCAAGATTCGTCAGGACTTTCTCGATCTGGATCAGGAGTACCAGCAGAAGCACGGCAAGTCACTGATTAAGCTGACTCGACGAAATGTCGGATTTGGTACCCGGGAAGAATCCGGAGCCCAGCTGGGGGGGACGGTTGAAGGCAGTCATATCGGTAAAGTCAGTATCGAAATCGTGGAGGCCGGCGAGCGAACAATCGGAAGTGAAGCGCTGCTTGAGCTCTGGCGGGAACGCGTCGGTGAAGTGCCTGGCGTCGATCGAATGACTTTTAAATCTCCCACGATGGGTCCGGGGGGCAAGCCGATTGAGTTTAAGCTGCTCTCTGATGGTACGCATTTAAGTGAACTGGAAGCTGCGGTCGAAGCATGCAAACGGGAACTGGAAACCTATCCCGGCGTTAAGGACGTTAATGACGATTCGAGTCCAGGAAAGTGGGAATTCCAGATTAAAATCAAAGATAATGCTCGTGCCATGGGGGTACCCCTGGCGGATGTCGCTGAAACAGTTCGCGCAACGTACTACGGCGAAGAAGTCATGCGGCTGCAGCGTGGTCGTCATGAGGTCAAGCTGATGGTCCGCTACCCGGAAGAAGAGCGACGTTCGCTGATGAGCTTTGATGATATTCGAATCCGGACCGGCGACGGAAGCGAACGTCCTTTAACGGAACTGGCGGATGTCACTGTCAAACGTGGGTATTCCGAAATCAACCGGATCGATCAGCAGCGATCGATTACTGTCTATTCCGACCTCAATGAGAAAGAGGGAAATGCCCGTGAAATCGTGCAGGCCCTGAAGAAACCGGGAGGCTTTATCGATGAGCTGGCTGCCAAATACCCGAACGTAAGAGTTCGCTGGGAAGGACAGCAGGAACAGACCAACGAATCGGTAAACAGCCTGATTATCGGTCTGATGATCGCACTGGCGTCAATGTTCGCGTTACTGACGGTTGAATTCCGTTCGTATGTGCAACCCCTGATCATTCTTGGAATCATTCCTTTCGGAATTATTGGTGCGGTGTTTGGGCATGCGATCCTGGGGATGGAACTGACTCTGTTTTCTTTGTTCGGTCTGGTGGCGTTGACGGGAGTGGTCGTGAATGATTCGATCGTATTGATCGACTTTATCAATCATCGTGTTGCTGATGGACTGCCTCTCAAGGATGCGTTGATCGATGCGGGGCGTCGTCGTTTTCGTCCAGTGTTATTGACTTCGATGACGACGATTGTGGGACTGGCTCCCATTTTGAAAGAGACGTCTTTCCAGGCCCAGATTATTATTCCGATGGCGGCAAGTCTGATTTTTGGTCTGATGCTTGCCACGGTGCTCGTGTTATTCCTGGTTCCCACCTATTATTACCTGTATGCCCGCCTGATGGGGGCACAGCCGAATGAGCCCTGGTGGGACAAAATGGATGGAAAGCATGAGGAAGCAGCCTATAATGAACTTGAAGGGCAGCACTCAGAGGCAGCTCCCGTTCAGGCTTGA
- the panD gene encoding aspartate 1-decarboxylase, translating into MKRVLLKSKIHRATVTEANLAYNGSVTIDQELMEAADIVEYEQVQIYNITSGTRLTTYAIVGEPGSGVICINGAAAHLVNPQDLVIIASYAEYKEKEARGHQPKVVLVDENNTPIPASQPVATSSES; encoded by the coding sequence ATGAAGCGCGTACTACTCAAATCAAAAATCCACCGAGCCACGGTGACCGAAGCGAATCTGGCCTACAATGGCAGTGTGACCATCGATCAGGAATTGATGGAAGCAGCAGACATTGTGGAGTACGAACAGGTACAGATCTACAACATTACTTCGGGGACCCGGTTGACCACCTACGCGATTGTAGGAGAGCCCGGTTCGGGAGTGATCTGCATCAACGGCGCTGCCGCACACCTGGTAAATCCCCAGGACCTGGTGATTATCGCCAGTTACGCGGAATATAAAGAGAAAGAAGCCCGCGGCCATCAACCCAAGGTCGTGCTGGTTGATGAGAATAACACTCCGATTCCCGCCAGTCAGCCGGTAGCCACCAGCTCAGAATCGTGA
- a CDS encoding sigma-54 interaction domain-containing protein, with protein sequence MEDDRPILEDMVGYSPAMRNVYRLTRRAAATSSTVLLTGETGTGKELIARGIHELSPRATGPFIRVNCGALSESLLESELFGHIKGAFTSAVENRTGRFEAAHGGTIFLDEINSVSFTLQVKLLRVLQEHEFERVGDTRSISVDCRFVAATNRNLLDEIEAGRFREDLYYRLNVIPIDLPPLRERSEDIPDLVHFFAKQFSAEEKIPLPNFSSEVLNTFKNYSWPGNVRELQNYVERLIVLSGEDGPSLDLLPGHVTGRSAPRAVSARAQDPETICRDLVSMELQRVGEDSTDVHTQVVSLVEKEVILQVLRSCQGVQTKTATRLGINRNTLHKKISEYELESEAR encoded by the coding sequence ATGGAAGACGATCGCCCTATTTTAGAAGATATGGTGGGGTACAGCCCTGCGATGCGTAACGTCTATCGTCTGACGCGTCGTGCAGCTGCCACATCATCGACGGTCTTACTGACTGGAGAAACCGGCACCGGTAAAGAGCTGATTGCCCGTGGTATCCATGAACTCAGTCCGCGCGCTACGGGTCCTTTTATCCGTGTGAACTGCGGTGCTTTGAGTGAAAGCCTGCTGGAAAGCGAGTTGTTTGGTCACATCAAAGGGGCATTCACCAGTGCTGTTGAGAATCGGACAGGACGTTTCGAAGCGGCCCACGGAGGAACTATCTTTCTGGACGAGATTAACTCCGTCAGTTTTACATTGCAGGTGAAGCTGCTGCGTGTTCTGCAGGAGCATGAATTTGAACGTGTCGGTGACACGCGATCGATCTCTGTTGACTGTCGTTTTGTCGCGGCTACCAACCGTAATCTGCTGGATGAAATCGAAGCCGGGCGGTTCCGGGAAGACCTGTATTATCGATTGAACGTGATTCCCATCGATCTGCCTCCGCTGCGCGAACGTTCTGAGGATATTCCAGATCTGGTTCACTTTTTTGCGAAGCAGTTCTCTGCAGAAGAAAAGATTCCTCTGCCGAATTTCTCGAGCGAGGTGTTGAACACATTCAAGAACTACAGCTGGCCGGGCAACGTTCGCGAACTGCAGAACTATGTTGAACGACTGATCGTACTTTCTGGTGAAGATGGTCCTTCGCTGGATTTACTGCCGGGGCATGTGACCGGGCGTTCCGCTCCACGGGCTGTCTCTGCTCGCGCACAGGATCCGGAGACGATCTGTCGTGATCTGGTTTCCATGGAGTTGCAACGGGTGGGAGAGGATTCCACCGATGTGCATACTCAGGTTGTGTCGCTCGTGGAAAAAGAAGTGATTTTGCAGGTTTTAAGGTCCTGCCAGGGTGTCCAGACCAAGACAGCCACCCGGCTGGGGATCAATCGCAATACGCTGCATAAAAAAATCTCGGAGTACGAATTAGAATCTGAAGCAAGATGA
- the ccsA gene encoding cytochrome c biogenesis protein CcsA, which yields MLSNVTVFCFMASYLVAFCLELARFLRKKNGWLRPLIILFSLAGLVAQTAYLFNRSHETQLPPLLGSTHDWLVVFSWLLVAIYLFINLIDEELSIGLFLFPLVLALVVASYFVDHVTNPLVQPATRSWAMLHATLLVLGGVGIVLSFVLSAMYLIQHRRLKQKQNFSDGFHLPSLAKLSRLNRWALMIAAPMLTVGMGIGIGLGVYVRKGAQAISFVDPVIIVYEIVWAAMLLSVIFILRTKQPNQKHIAQLTIWTGGLLLLTVIGIQILTNIRLLNVDSWHSGSEQPRIESQETTAERAAL from the coding sequence ATGTTGTCAAATGTGACTGTTTTCTGTTTCATGGCCAGTTACCTGGTAGCCTTCTGCTTAGAGTTGGCCCGGTTTCTGCGCAAGAAGAACGGATGGCTGCGACCGCTGATCATTCTGTTTTCCCTGGCGGGACTGGTGGCCCAGACTGCCTATCTATTCAATCGCTCCCATGAAACACAACTGCCGCCCCTGTTAGGCTCGACGCACGACTGGCTGGTGGTTTTCTCGTGGCTGCTGGTGGCGATCTATCTGTTTATTAACCTGATCGATGAGGAACTCTCGATCGGGCTGTTTCTGTTTCCGTTGGTGCTCGCGCTGGTCGTGGCTTCCTATTTTGTCGATCACGTGACGAATCCGCTCGTACAGCCCGCGACCCGATCCTGGGCGATGCTGCATGCTACACTGCTGGTCCTGGGAGGCGTGGGAATTGTACTCTCGTTTGTGCTCAGCGCGATGTATCTGATTCAGCACCGACGGTTGAAGCAGAAACAGAATTTTTCCGATGGATTTCATCTGCCCAGTCTGGCCAAGCTCTCGCGGTTGAATCGCTGGGCTTTGATGATCGCGGCTCCCATGCTGACGGTTGGCATGGGCATCGGTATTGGACTGGGGGTCTATGTGCGCAAGGGAGCTCAGGCCATTTCGTTTGTTGACCCGGTCATCATTGTCTATGAGATTGTCTGGGCGGCGATGCTGTTGAGTGTGATTTTTATCCTGCGTACGAAACAACCCAATCAGAAGCATATTGCTCAGTTGACGATCTGGACCGGAGGGCTGTTGCTGCTGACCGTGATCGGCATTCAGATTCTGACCAATATCCGTCTGTTGAACGTGGATTCCTGGCACTCCGGATCGGAGCAGCCACGGATAGAATCGCAGGAGACGACTGCAGAGAGGGCCGCCTTGTGA
- the hemA gene encoding glutamyl-tRNA reductase produces MNLQVVYCNHQTAGLDVREKLAFSSKEQLEEAYSILKKSYPETEMVVISTCNRVELYTATQEPETGPSHQELAKFFSEFHHVPVSDFFEDFLERTGPDAVRHLFQVASSLDSMVLGEPQIVNQVKEAYQRATENALCGPLTHALFQQAIRVSARVRTETMLAEGRVSIASVAVGTFGKSIFERFDDKTVLIIGAGEMAEETLTYLKDEGVKKIVVVNRSLENARKLAVKVGGEARPFDDLDDCLAEADVIVSTTGASQPIVDVERFQRVLKKSGNKTFFILDLGAPRDFTPAVGQINDNIFLFDIDNLEATCEKNRRARQKEVEKALTIIDEETERFMHGVYHRATGPIIKQLREQWHDVREQEVDKLFSKLSHLDEKDQELIKRSIEQIVNKLLHPPLEVLRQEAREGTPHGLLDALKHLFHIRD; encoded by the coding sequence GTGAATCTGCAGGTCGTATATTGTAACCACCAGACTGCGGGACTGGATGTGCGAGAGAAGCTGGCGTTCTCCTCAAAAGAACAGCTGGAAGAGGCATATTCCATCCTCAAAAAGTCCTATCCGGAAACGGAGATGGTGGTAATCTCGACCTGTAACCGGGTGGAGCTCTATACCGCGACGCAGGAGCCGGAAACCGGGCCTTCCCACCAGGAACTGGCCAAATTCTTTTCGGAATTTCATCACGTTCCGGTCAGCGATTTCTTCGAAGACTTTCTGGAGCGAACCGGTCCTGATGCCGTACGACATCTGTTTCAGGTCGCTTCCAGTCTCGACAGCATGGTGCTCGGCGAACCTCAGATAGTGAATCAGGTTAAAGAAGCCTATCAACGGGCGACCGAGAATGCCTTATGTGGACCGCTGACCCATGCCTTGTTCCAGCAGGCGATCCGGGTTTCGGCGCGGGTGCGTACGGAAACCATGCTGGCAGAGGGGCGGGTTTCGATCGCCAGTGTGGCGGTGGGGACCTTCGGGAAAAGCATATTCGAGCGTTTTGACGACAAGACTGTTCTGATCATCGGGGCAGGCGAGATGGCCGAAGAGACTCTGACTTATCTCAAAGATGAGGGGGTCAAGAAGATTGTCGTGGTCAATCGCAGCCTGGAAAACGCCCGGAAGCTGGCAGTCAAGGTGGGAGGTGAGGCGCGTCCTTTTGATGATCTGGATGATTGTCTGGCGGAAGCGGATGTGATTGTCAGCACGACCGGAGCCTCTCAGCCGATCGTGGATGTGGAACGGTTTCAACGGGTATTAAAAAAGTCTGGCAATAAAACATTCTTTATTCTCGACCTTGGTGCACCGCGGGATTTTACTCCTGCAGTCGGCCAGATCAACGATAATATCTTTCTGTTCGATATCGATAACCTGGAAGCGACCTGTGAAAAGAACCGGCGGGCGCGTCAGAAAGAGGTTGAAAAAGCACTGACGATCATCGACGAAGAAACCGAGCGTTTCATGCATGGTGTCTATCATCGAGCGACCGGGCCGATTATCAAACAGCTCCGCGAACAGTGGCACGATGTACGCGAGCAGGAAGTCGACAAGCTGTTCAGCAAGCTGTCCCATCTGGATGAAAAAGATCAGGAACTGATTAAACGTTCGATCGAACAGATTGTGAATAAGCTGCTGCATCCACCACTGGAAGTCCTGCGTCAGGAAGCACGCGAAGGGACGCCGCACGGCTTGCTCGACGCGCTGAAGCATCTATTCCATATTCGCGACTGA